The Anas platyrhynchos isolate ZD024472 breed Pekin duck chromosome Z, IASCAAS_PekinDuck_T2T, whole genome shotgun sequence genome includes a window with the following:
- the LOC113841911 gene encoding maestro heat-like repeat-containing protein family member 7: MWEVILAMPQTLEKVLNIMMEDLPLCNWCTAVTEDTCICRLAMLAQNHISEEDFGNPVHLQSYLKHPSPEMRFLVLKGLCTVSESPEKARKIQVLLPDIVEALQDTNTDMLMKALPVLRNVMAHVERWKASGPALQLAEKLLPLFDHESSQVREHSICLFQAVVKAVLRQRKKEIKRTVHRSLLPLYFHMRDQSESVAKASGEALAVAAKFLRRKELKRLAKTEQTWNIRECLLQQDRGRVEEYLQQSQPYLQATQTNLRLEAVRFIGLAARYCKDQSEEKLDEILSALQPLCNDPNPTVRYTTVQTTKILTSRRYRMSELLSRLLCCC, from the exons atgtgggaggtgatcctggccatgccgcagaccttggagaaggttttaaacatcatgatggAAGACTTGCCGCTGTGCAACTGGTGCACCGCAGTCACCGAAGACACCTGCATctgtcgcttggct atgctggcccagaatcacatttctgaggaggactttggtaacccagtgcacctccagagctacctgaagcacccaagcccagagatgcgctttttggttctgaaagggctctgcaccgtgtcagagagccctgagaag gcaaggaaaattcaggtcttgctgccagacattgtggaggctctgcaggacaccaacacagacatGCTGAtgaaggccctgcctgtgctgagaaacgtgatggctcatgtggagaggtggaaggccagtggcccggctctgcagctggctgagaagctcctgccactctttgaccac gagtccagccaggtgcgggagcactccatctgcctcttccaagctgTGGtgaaggctgtgctgcggcaaaggaagaaggaaattaagaggacagtgcacaggagccttctcccactctactttcacatgagagaccagagtgagagcgtagcaaag gcctctggggaagctctcgccgtggctgcaaAGTTTCTGCGACGCAAAGAGCTCAAGCGCTTGGCcaagacagaacagacgtggaacATcagggagtgcttg ctgcagcaggacagaggcagagtagaagaatacctgcagcagagccagccctacctgcaggccactcagaccaacttgcgacttgaggccgtcagattcattg gtcttgctgcacgctactgcaaggaccagagcgaggagaagctggatgaaatcctcagcg cccTCCAGCCTTTATGTAACGACCCGAATCCCACGGTCCGTTACACGACAGTTCAAACCACCAAGATCCTGACGTCAAGGCGTTACAGAATGTCAGAACTGCTATCTCgactgctgtgctgctgttag
- the LOC140000821 gene encoding maestro heat-like repeat-containing protein family member 7, whose product MPETERALYAKTMDALDTMLEGFVLSCPITSFNTEMQNMLKVMLDFAGSKNSTVRERAVRRIERLITFIRWYLVTKILENFEIYSEDEPKDFNLCIPILGKLLGHLLLFSSGDDSMGHAALKSLFHMYTVVTEGRECILREDMEKYAKRHQSLEDTTFLFSITSTPCEIAKGFGGHLFPAERLDIILTALEALQDSSIHDKQGAFSVLDAALEDAGYWLTDVPTIMECIRKNLGSIHTASAWQCLDSLLLQLTNVMPRSEVKNLLQSRPRGRSWP is encoded by the exons atgccagagacagaaagagcgcTCTACgccaag actatggaTGCcttggacaccatgctggagggcttcgtacTCAGCTGTCCCATCACCAGTTTCAACACAGAGAtgcagaatatgttgaag gtgatgctggactttgctggCTCCAAAAACTCAACTGTGCGCgagagagctgtgaggaggatTGAGAGGCTGATTACTTTCATCCGCTGGTATTTGGTGACcaag ATCTTAGAGAACTTTGAAATCTATAGCGAAGATGAGCCCAAAGATTTCAACCTGtgcatccccatcctgggcaagctgctgggccacctcttgcttttcagcagtggcGATGATTCCATGGGACACGCAGCTTTGAAAAGTCTTTTTCACATGTACACAGTCGTCAcagaaggaagag aatgcatattgagagaggacatggaaaagtatgcaaagagacaccagaGTTTGGAGGAtacaacatttctattttctataaCATCAACTCcctgtgaaattgccaag gggtttggaggacatctcttccctgctgagaggctggacatcatcctcacagcccttgaagctttacaagactccagcatccatgacaagcagggggccttcagcgtgctggacgcagccttggaggacgCTGGctactggctgacagat gtgccaacgatcatggagtgcatcaggaaaaacctgggcagcatccacacagCATCGGCgtggcagtgcctggactccctgcttctccagctgaCCAACGTGATGCCCAGGAGTGAagtcaagaacctgctgcagtcTCGGCCACGTggcaggtcctggccttaa